Proteins encoded within one genomic window of Actinoplanes octamycinicus:
- a CDS encoding phosphotransferase — protein MRIDWTALPEAVTNEVADRVGGSHAVPAGTGDHAEIAATVTGTNGTAFVKAAHSDFGIRSLRFELRVSEAVSVPHSPAVQWHFETAGWLVVAFEHCAGPHADLSPSSPDLDLLGEALEVLGKAQAPDVGLFSPKGRLGFEHPAMDGDTLVHTDLGPANLIVTSRGLRIVDWAMATKAAPWVELAMLVPWLIGSGHTPQQAETWLAQHPAWSTVEPLVLDDFATKNAEKWASKSSQANAGWMRDLADWTGRWSTYRRMSGNH, from the coding sequence ATGCGCATTGACTGGACCGCGCTGCCCGAGGCCGTCACGAACGAGGTCGCCGACCGCGTCGGCGGTTCTCACGCCGTTCCGGCCGGCACCGGTGACCACGCGGAGATAGCCGCCACCGTAACCGGGACCAACGGCACAGCGTTTGTGAAGGCCGCCCACAGCGACTTCGGAATCCGGTCACTGCGCTTCGAGCTGCGGGTGAGTGAGGCCGTCAGCGTGCCGCACTCACCCGCCGTCCAATGGCACTTCGAGACGGCCGGCTGGCTGGTCGTAGCGTTCGAGCACTGCGCCGGTCCGCACGCCGACCTGTCGCCGAGCAGCCCCGACCTAGACCTTCTTGGGGAAGCCCTGGAGGTGCTGGGCAAGGCGCAGGCGCCGGACGTAGGGCTGTTCAGTCCCAAGGGGCGGCTCGGATTCGAGCACCCGGCGATGGACGGCGACACGCTGGTGCACACCGACCTCGGCCCGGCCAACCTCATCGTCACCTCGCGTGGCCTGCGGATCGTCGACTGGGCGATGGCGACCAAGGCCGCGCCGTGGGTCGAGTTGGCCATGCTCGTCCCGTGGCTGATCGGCAGCGGCCACACCCCACAACAAGCCGAGACATGGCTCGCCCAGCACCCGGCCTGGAGCACGGTGGAACCCTTGGTCCTCGACGACTTCGCGACCAAGAACGCCGAGAAGTGGGCGTCTAAGTCGAGCCAGGCCAACGCCGGGTGGATGCGTGACCTGGCGGACTGGACCGGCCGGTGGTCGACGTACCGGCGCATGTCCGGAAACCACTAG
- a CDS encoding ParB/RepB/Spo0J family partition protein, with amino-acid sequence MDEISPTHFAELSAAPPAGEPVLVPVAALSSAWTPRETALDEDHARLLAQSETPLPPILVQRSTMRVIDGVHRVHAARLKGADRIRAFLLEDDDRAAYLRSVASNVVHGLPLTLSERRAAAERLLAWFPHCSDRSIGRAAGVSGKTVAALRERRGLPAPAERLGQDGRVRPAAVPADRGLVEELISRHPDASLREIARRAGVAPNTVRKVRLRMTGTDGAGKRPAHAQEARERADVADDVLLTNLSRDPSLRYTEVGRTLLRLLHQQLATSLDGQVVESLPPHCLPLLSQAARSVALQWEQFARIAEGRANTAG; translated from the coding sequence GTGGACGAGATCTCACCGACTCACTTCGCCGAGCTGAGTGCGGCACCTCCCGCCGGGGAGCCGGTGCTCGTCCCGGTCGCCGCGCTGTCGTCGGCGTGGACGCCGCGGGAGACCGCCCTGGACGAGGATCACGCCCGCCTGCTGGCGCAGTCGGAGACGCCGCTGCCGCCGATTCTCGTGCAGCGGTCCACCATGCGGGTGATCGACGGCGTGCATCGCGTGCACGCGGCTCGGCTCAAGGGTGCGGACCGGATCCGCGCCTTCCTGCTCGAAGACGACGACCGTGCGGCGTACCTGCGCAGTGTCGCCAGCAACGTCGTGCACGGCCTGCCGCTGACGCTCAGCGAGCGGCGCGCCGCCGCCGAACGCCTCCTCGCCTGGTTCCCGCACTGCTCCGACCGGTCGATCGGCAGGGCCGCCGGGGTGTCCGGCAAGACCGTCGCCGCTCTGCGCGAGCGGCGGGGCCTGCCCGCGCCGGCCGAGCGGCTGGGCCAGGACGGGCGGGTCCGCCCGGCCGCCGTCCCTGCCGACCGCGGACTCGTCGAGGAGCTGATCAGCCGGCATCCGGACGCGTCGTTGCGCGAGATCGCCCGCCGGGCCGGGGTGGCGCCCAACACGGTGCGCAAGGTGCGCCTGCGGATGACCGGTACGGACGGCGCCGGTAAGCGGCCGGCGCACGCCCAGGAGGCCAGGGAGCGGGCGGACGTCGCCGACGACGTGCTGCTGACCAACCTCAGTCGCGACCCGTCGCTGCGGTACACCGAGGTCGGCCGCACCCTGTTGCGGCTCCTGCACCAGCAACTCGCCACCTCGCTCGACGGGCAGGTGGTGGAGTCGCTGCCACCGCACTGCCTGCCGTTGCTGTCCCAGGCGGCCCGCAGTGTCGCGCTGCAGTGGGAGCAGTTCGCCCGGATCGCCGAGGGGCGCGCGAACACCGCTGGATAG
- a CDS encoding NAD(P)-dependent oxidoreductase: protein MSHEPVTVIGLGPMGRAMAGTLLLGGHPVTVWNRTPGRADGLVEAGATLAATPAEAVTASPLTIISLTDYAAIYQILGEHPDFLTGRDLVNLSSDTPDASREASAWAADRGARFLTGGIMVPAPAVGGPGAYVYYSGPSEVFAAHEPALRLIGDPRYLGDDPGLAQLFYQAYLNVFLTALSGLLHSTAMVTAAGTPAADFLPDAMAMLTDVPAMVGNGAQIAAEIAAGKHPGDLSTVLMMGATAGHILRTSDQAGVDRALPAAVKSHYDRAIAAGHGTRGWTALYDVIKA, encoded by the coding sequence ATGAGCCACGAACCTGTCACCGTAATTGGCCTTGGTCCGATGGGCCGGGCCATGGCCGGCACCCTCCTGCTCGGCGGCCACCCGGTCACGGTATGGAACCGTACGCCCGGACGCGCCGACGGCCTGGTCGAAGCCGGTGCCACCCTGGCGGCCACCCCAGCAGAGGCGGTCACCGCGAGCCCGCTGACCATTATCAGCCTCACCGACTATGCGGCGATCTACCAGATCCTGGGCGAACACCCGGACTTCCTGACCGGCCGTGATCTGGTCAACCTCAGCTCAGATACACCCGACGCGTCCCGCGAGGCCAGTGCCTGGGCGGCCGACCGAGGCGCGCGCTTCCTCACCGGCGGCATCATGGTGCCGGCCCCGGCGGTCGGCGGCCCCGGTGCGTACGTCTACTACAGCGGCCCGAGCGAGGTCTTCGCCGCCCACGAACCGGCACTACGGTTGATCGGTGATCCGCGCTACCTCGGCGACGATCCAGGACTGGCCCAGCTGTTCTACCAGGCATATCTGAACGTCTTCCTCACCGCGCTGTCCGGCCTGCTGCACTCCACCGCAATGGTGACCGCGGCCGGCACCCCGGCGGCCGACTTCCTACCCGACGCGATGGCGATGCTCACCGACGTCCCGGCGATGGTCGGCAACGGCGCCCAGATCGCCGCCGAGATCGCCGCCGGGAAACACCCGGGCGACCTCAGCACCGTCCTGATGATGGGGGCCACCGCCGGGCACATCCTGCGGACCAGTGACCAGGCCGGCGTGGACCGCGCGCTGCCGGCGGCCGTCAAGTCACACTACGACCGAGCCATCGCCGCCGGTCACGGTACCCGCGGCTGGACCGCCCTCTACGACGTGATCAAAGCCTGA
- a CDS encoding NAD(P)-dependent oxidoreductase, producing the protein MTTFLGLGAMGTALAATLLDAGLPVVGWNRDPRRAQPLAGRGAVVADTVDKAVVGDGPVIVCLFDHRSVHDVLDPVAAALSGRTVINLTTTTPAESRELAAWAAGHRIAYLDGAILAVPDMIGGPGSMIFYSGTEAAFAEHRELLDRWGESTFFGADAGLSSVYDTAMLTGMYTMVAGFLHGAAMLAAEGVPAAEFARWQAPFLTAMTGGFARYAATIDAGDYAGGGQSLRFTEVALDTLLRATTGQGVSTELLQPVHDLVRRQIAAGHGDLDTARMFEELRTTR; encoded by the coding sequence ATGACCACATTCTTGGGTCTGGGCGCGATGGGTACAGCCCTGGCCGCGACACTGCTGGACGCCGGCCTTCCCGTGGTCGGGTGGAACCGTGACCCGCGGCGGGCGCAGCCTTTGGCCGGTCGGGGCGCAGTCGTCGCCGACACCGTCGACAAGGCCGTCGTCGGCGACGGGCCGGTCATCGTCTGCCTGTTCGACCACCGCTCGGTCCACGATGTCCTGGACCCGGTCGCCGCCGCCCTGTCCGGCCGTACCGTGATCAACTTGACCACGACGACGCCCGCCGAGTCCCGGGAGCTGGCCGCCTGGGCCGCCGGCCACCGCATCGCCTACCTCGACGGCGCCATCCTGGCCGTCCCCGACATGATCGGCGGTCCCGGTTCAATGATCTTCTACAGCGGCACGGAGGCCGCTTTCGCCGAACACCGCGAGTTGCTCGACCGGTGGGGTGAGAGCACCTTCTTCGGCGCCGACGCCGGGCTCTCCTCGGTTTATGACACGGCGATGCTCACCGGCATGTACACGATGGTCGCCGGTTTCCTGCACGGCGCGGCGATGCTGGCCGCCGAGGGTGTCCCGGCGGCCGAGTTCGCCCGCTGGCAGGCGCCGTTCCTGACCGCCATGACCGGCGGCTTCGCCCGCTACGCGGCGACGATCGACGCCGGGGATTACGCCGGCGGGGGCCAGAGCCTGCGTTTCACCGAGGTGGCCTTGGACACCCTGCTGCGCGCAACCACCGGCCAGGGCGTCTCGACCGAGTTGCTGCAGCCCGTGCACGACCTCGTCCGTCGGCAGATCGCCGCCGGTCATGGCGACCTTGACACCGCCCGGATGTTCGAAGAGCTGAGGACCACCCGATGA
- a CDS encoding sedoheptulose 7-phosphate cyclase → MTGWTVRCQQDVTYRISGSADVFAPGNDALAEAAGIRAGTTSLLVLDRTVDALYGKRIDSYFAGRGARSVKYTLDPGERVKTADSLLDIARAADQAGIKRRSEPIIAIGGGVVTDLAGLVASLYRRGTPFVRVPTTLIGLVDAAIGAKTAINHNGHKNRLGTYFPASHTLLDPVFLRTLPARHVRNGIAEIVKIAVMKDAGLFALVEADCADLVDARVATTHGQEIIERSVTAMLGELETNLWEHELKRVADFGHTFSPHLEMCAGADLLHGEAVAVDMALCCAVAHARGLLDDESLRRILTLLQRIGLPTEHRACTSAMLAGALADTVRHRDGHQHLPLPTGIGSATFVEDVTSAEISAALATVRRLQPVAASR, encoded by the coding sequence ATGACAGGCTGGACCGTACGCTGCCAGCAGGACGTCACCTACCGCATCAGCGGATCCGCGGACGTTTTCGCCCCGGGAAACGACGCCCTCGCCGAGGCGGCCGGCATACGCGCCGGGACGACCTCGCTGCTGGTCCTCGACCGCACGGTGGACGCCCTGTACGGCAAGCGGATCGACAGCTATTTCGCTGGGCGTGGGGCGCGCAGCGTGAAGTACACCCTGGACCCCGGTGAGCGGGTGAAGACCGCCGACTCGCTGCTCGACATCGCCCGCGCCGCCGACCAGGCCGGGATCAAACGACGCTCGGAACCGATCATCGCGATCGGCGGTGGCGTGGTGACCGATCTCGCCGGTCTGGTGGCTAGCCTGTACCGACGCGGCACCCCGTTCGTGCGGGTGCCGACGACACTGATCGGGCTGGTCGACGCGGCGATCGGGGCGAAGACGGCGATCAACCACAACGGCCACAAGAATCGGCTGGGCACCTACTTCCCGGCCAGCCACACGTTGCTGGATCCGGTGTTCCTGCGCACCCTGCCGGCCCGGCACGTCCGCAACGGGATCGCCGAGATCGTGAAGATCGCGGTGATGAAGGACGCCGGCCTGTTCGCGCTGGTGGAGGCGGACTGCGCCGATCTGGTCGACGCCCGGGTCGCGACCACGCACGGCCAGGAGATCATCGAGCGCAGCGTGACCGCGATGCTCGGCGAGCTCGAGACCAACCTGTGGGAACATGAGCTCAAGCGGGTGGCCGACTTCGGGCACACCTTCAGCCCGCACCTGGAGATGTGTGCCGGCGCCGACTTGCTGCACGGCGAGGCGGTCGCGGTCGACATGGCGCTCTGCTGCGCCGTCGCCCACGCCCGCGGGCTGCTCGACGACGAGTCGCTGCGCCGCATCCTCACCCTGCTGCAGCGGATCGGACTGCCCACCGAGCACCGGGCCTGCACCAGCGCGATGCTTGCCGGGGCGCTTGCGGACACCGTCCGGCACCGCGACGGCCACCAGCACCTTCCCCTGCCGACCGGGATCGGCAGCGCCACCTTCGTCGAGGACGTGACCTCCGCCGAGATCAGCGCCGCGCTGGCCACGGTCCGGCGGCTCCAGCCGGTGGCGGCGAGCCGGTGA
- a CDS encoding HAD family hydrolase, whose product MDAVVFDMDGTLIESTTAVNAAFRAAVAAGGGPWYSDAEIVAAYPLGPPQRILDHLLGRPATPDDLDRYYAHLGTGRVSAYDGIGETLADLTRRCSLGVFTGASQQAAQILLGAAGLLKHFSIIVGGDQVANPKPAPDGILRACEQLGVAPGSVAYVGDSPLDLQAARRSGAVAVAAAWGHLYDAEQPADRTAHRPADLRTLVTVT is encoded by the coding sequence GTGGACGCTGTCGTCTTCGACATGGACGGCACTCTGATCGAGTCCACGACCGCTGTGAACGCGGCGTTCCGGGCCGCCGTGGCGGCCGGCGGTGGTCCGTGGTACTCCGACGCGGAGATCGTGGCCGCGTATCCGCTCGGCCCACCGCAACGGATTCTGGATCATCTGCTCGGCCGCCCGGCGACGCCTGATGATCTCGACCGGTACTACGCGCATCTCGGCACCGGCCGGGTCAGCGCCTACGACGGGATCGGCGAGACGCTCGCGGATCTGACACGGCGGTGCTCCCTAGGGGTCTTCACCGGCGCCAGCCAGCAGGCTGCACAGATCCTGCTCGGTGCGGCAGGCCTGCTGAAACACTTCTCGATCATCGTCGGCGGCGACCAGGTGGCGAACCCGAAACCCGCACCCGACGGCATCCTGCGTGCCTGCGAGCAGCTGGGCGTCGCGCCCGGCTCGGTCGCCTACGTCGGCGACTCCCCGCTGGACCTGCAGGCCGCGCGGCGCAGCGGTGCGGTGGCGGTCGCCGCGGCATGGGGTCACCTCTACGACGCTGAGCAGCCGGCCGACCGGACCGCGCACCGGCCCGCTGATCTGCGGACGCTCGTGACTGTGACGTGA
- a CDS encoding calcium-binding protein: MPRSAWPIRLGVVLVTTASAGVLAAPAAAASTGVVSVVEKTKVQYKAASGKQNRVVVTRSGNTIVVDDKVAIQAGKGCKRVAGDKTKVRCTLPKAPTRVRVYTYDRYDSVTNKTDLPMTADGGTGNDTLVGGPRGDRFLGGSGADRLYGGGGKDYLDGRSGNDVIYGGAGNDTIHGWLGDDTLWAGAGDDDLFGEEGNDKIYGEAGNDDLDGYQGRDRLDGGSGDDWLSGDVYSDGIAADVLLGGAGFDQVNYGDYTKAITVDLDGSRGDDGQSGEHDTVGSDVEGLWGGYGNDRLTGNAANNTIMGYAGNDTIVGGAGNDWLDGNDGRDRVYGGDGDDLLGGSDVPQVADLLDGGANSPAGDDCDPGKYDTVVNCER, encoded by the coding sequence GTGCCGCGTTCCGCATGGCCGATTCGTCTCGGCGTCGTTCTGGTGACCACCGCCTCGGCCGGGGTGCTCGCCGCACCCGCCGCCGCGGCCTCGACCGGTGTCGTCTCCGTCGTGGAGAAGACGAAGGTGCAGTACAAGGCGGCCTCGGGCAAGCAGAACCGGGTCGTGGTCACCCGCTCCGGGAACACGATCGTCGTCGACGACAAGGTCGCGATCCAGGCCGGCAAGGGCTGCAAACGGGTCGCGGGTGACAAGACCAAGGTGCGCTGCACGCTGCCGAAGGCGCCGACCCGGGTGCGGGTCTACACCTACGACCGCTACGACTCGGTGACCAACAAGACCGACCTGCCGATGACCGCGGACGGCGGCACCGGCAACGACACCCTGGTCGGCGGCCCGCGCGGCGACCGCTTCCTCGGCGGCAGCGGAGCGGACCGGCTCTACGGCGGCGGTGGCAAGGACTACCTGGACGGCCGGAGCGGCAACGACGTGATCTACGGCGGGGCCGGCAACGACACGATCCACGGCTGGCTGGGCGACGACACCCTGTGGGCCGGTGCCGGTGACGACGACCTCTTCGGCGAGGAGGGGAACGACAAGATCTACGGTGAGGCCGGCAACGACGATTTGGACGGTTACCAGGGGCGGGACCGTCTCGACGGCGGATCCGGCGACGACTGGCTGTCCGGCGACGTCTACAGCGACGGGATCGCCGCCGACGTTCTGCTCGGCGGTGCCGGCTTCGACCAGGTCAACTACGGCGACTACACCAAGGCGATCACGGTCGACCTCGACGGCTCCCGCGGTGACGACGGTCAGTCCGGCGAGCACGACACCGTCGGTAGTGACGTCGAGGGCCTGTGGGGCGGGTACGGCAACGACCGTCTCACCGGCAACGCCGCCAACAACACGATCATGGGCTACGCCGGGAACGACACCATCGTCGGCGGCGCCGGTAACGACTGGCTGGACGGTAACGACGGCCGCGACCGGGTATACGGCGGCGACGGCGACGACCTGCTCGGCGGCAGCGACGTCCCGCAGGTGGCGGACCTGCTCGACGGCGGCGCCAACAGCCCGGCCGGCGACGACTGCGATCCCGGCAAGTACGACACGGTGGTGAACTGCGAGCGCTGA
- a CDS encoding winged helix-turn-helix transcriptional regulator, with the protein MAAGARRGPYICGIDAGMDVVTGKWKSLILWELHNYGTRRFGELRRGLPGVSEKMLVQHLREMEEDGLLDRKVYPEVPPRVEYSLTPHGISLNEALRALGSWGQQRVKRLAAEGSLIEVAPPA; encoded by the coding sequence ATGGCAGCCGGTGCGAGGCGGGGGCCGTACATCTGCGGCATCGACGCCGGGATGGACGTGGTGACCGGCAAGTGGAAGTCGCTGATCCTCTGGGAGCTACACAACTACGGCACCCGGCGTTTCGGTGAGCTGCGGCGGGGCCTGCCGGGGGTGAGCGAGAAGATGCTCGTGCAGCACCTGCGCGAGATGGAGGAGGATGGGCTGCTCGACCGGAAGGTCTACCCCGAGGTGCCGCCCCGGGTGGAGTACTCGCTGACACCGCACGGCATCTCCCTCAACGAGGCCCTTCGCGCACTCGGCTCCTGGGGTCAGCAACGGGTCAAGCGCCTCGCCGCCGAGGGCAGCCTTATCGAGGTTGCCCCTCCGGCCTAA
- a CDS encoding glycosyltransferase, protein MLLGIARTLAGCVVAGADRAAEDYCPPYWRSSGPLFRQALDLTTELATGRDFLARPLASVTRGQQPAAGYRHLVAALTRYERTHRWSRGCEDLVTSIEASVRMLYFEGIPASLPAPGGAAGTADGLPALHVVIPFRAPRGSLRERNLRACLGALKAQATPSAGVHVTLVESDDQPRHSWARTWVDDYAFQCQTGPFNKSSSVNFGAARAASGRDVICQLDADMIVDPGFVARVRAQAAVSPAFLPYEDVHCLDPLTSAQVVARPTAPPRSVAGYLLRRPPGGCVVVAGELFRAVDGFDTSFSGWGGEDRDFVTRLSTLVPVTRLETTMTHLNHERPSMAKAARFATEDRVAVTQEVD, encoded by the coding sequence GTGCTATTGGGAATCGCCCGCACACTCGCCGGCTGCGTCGTCGCGGGCGCGGACCGGGCAGCGGAGGACTACTGCCCGCCCTACTGGCGATCCAGCGGGCCGTTGTTCCGGCAGGCGCTGGACTTGACCACCGAGCTGGCGACCGGCCGTGACTTCCTCGCTCGGCCCCTCGCGTCGGTGACCCGGGGACAGCAACCCGCCGCCGGCTATCGGCACCTGGTCGCGGCGCTCACCCGGTACGAGCGGACGCACAGGTGGAGTCGCGGCTGCGAAGACCTGGTCACCTCGATCGAAGCGTCCGTACGGATGCTGTATTTCGAGGGCATCCCGGCATCCCTGCCCGCGCCGGGCGGCGCCGCCGGGACGGCTGACGGGCTGCCGGCGCTGCATGTCGTCATTCCCTTCCGCGCCCCGCGGGGGAGTTTGCGGGAGCGCAATCTGCGGGCGTGCCTGGGCGCGCTCAAGGCGCAGGCGACGCCGTCCGCAGGTGTCCACGTGACCCTGGTGGAGAGCGACGACCAGCCCCGGCACTCGTGGGCGCGGACCTGGGTGGACGACTACGCGTTTCAGTGCCAGACCGGGCCGTTCAACAAGTCGTCGTCGGTCAACTTCGGGGCGGCGCGGGCGGCCTCGGGCCGCGACGTGATCTGTCAGCTGGACGCCGACATGATCGTCGACCCGGGTTTCGTCGCCAGGGTGCGCGCGCAGGCCGCGGTCTCGCCCGCCTTCCTGCCCTACGAGGACGTCCACTGTCTCGATCCGCTGACGTCTGCGCAGGTCGTGGCCAGGCCCACGGCGCCACCGCGGTCGGTCGCCGGCTACCTACTGCGCCGCCCGCCGGGTGGCTGTGTGGTTGTGGCGGGCGAGCTGTTCCGGGCGGTGGACGGCTTCGACACCTCGTTCTCCGGGTGGGGCGGCGAGGACCGGGACTTCGTCACCCGCCTGTCGACGCTCGTCCCGGTGACCAGGTTGGAAACCACCATGACCCATCTCAACCATGAGCGGCCGTCGATGGCCAAGGCGGCTCGATTCGCCACCGAAGACCGGGTGGCGGTGACTCAGGAGGTCGACTAG
- a CDS encoding dehydrogenase has product MSGGDLRILRAGICGTDLQIHRRVRADRARILGHEGVAEQAGPGDHGRRFLVFNPVDPDDQDSILGHSYDGIFQRRFEPGAGRTPRTVPVDPRLPADLAPLVEPLGTALYGWELVAAATRPHRVAIWGGGTSALLVAMVAELHGCAVELIHRRTERLGFIEELGVLGSARYRLPDAAPPADRCDAAFLCLPREGAAAGLAEAVVQVRPGGRIDLFGGFGPGDSHPATGDLDLGLVRRGNVCGDPVEPAATQVRTPSGKTLSVTGHRGTAERHLTRAAELLLRHPDRFGRLITHVVSLEHAPTYLSAMASGVGTPDSPREYIKVVIDMTVGAVSARKPDLGTALGDLPATGGVR; this is encoded by the coding sequence ATGAGCGGCGGCGACCTGCGCATCCTGCGAGCCGGCATCTGCGGCACCGACCTGCAGATCCACCGCCGGGTCCGGGCCGACCGGGCCCGGATCCTGGGCCACGAGGGCGTGGCGGAGCAGGCCGGGCCCGGTGATCACGGGCGCCGGTTCCTGGTCTTCAACCCAGTCGACCCGGACGATCAGGACAGCATCCTCGGGCACAGCTACGACGGCATCTTCCAGCGCCGATTCGAGCCCGGCGCCGGGCGTACGCCACGGACCGTGCCTGTCGACCCACGGCTCCCGGCGGATCTCGCGCCGCTGGTCGAGCCGCTGGGGACGGCGCTCTACGGATGGGAGCTCGTCGCGGCGGCCACCCGGCCGCACCGGGTGGCGATCTGGGGCGGCGGCACCTCGGCGCTGCTGGTCGCGATGGTGGCCGAGCTGCACGGGTGCGCGGTGGAGCTGATCCACAGGCGTACCGAACGCCTGGGGTTCATCGAGGAACTCGGTGTGCTGGGCAGCGCCCGGTACCGGCTCCCGGACGCCGCGCCGCCGGCGGACCGGTGCGACGCCGCCTTCCTCTGCCTGCCCCGGGAAGGTGCAGCGGCCGGGCTCGCTGAAGCTGTCGTCCAGGTGCGGCCCGGCGGCCGGATCGACCTGTTCGGCGGATTCGGGCCGGGCGACAGCCATCCGGCGACCGGCGACCTGGACCTCGGCCTGGTCCGGCGGGGCAACGTCTGCGGCGACCCGGTGGAGCCGGCCGCGACGCAGGTCCGCACCCCGAGCGGCAAGACCCTGTCGGTGACCGGGCACCGCGGCACCGCGGAGCGGCACCTGACCCGGGCCGCGGAGCTGTTGCTGCGGCATCCGGACCGGTTCGGGCGCCTGATCACCCACGTCGTCTCGCTGGAACACGCGCCGACCTACCTGTCCGCGATGGCGTCCGGAGTCGGCACGCCGGACAGCCCGCGCGAATACATCAAGGTGGTGATCGACATGACCGTGGGAGCGGTATCCGCCAGGAAACCGGATCTCGGCACGGCCCTCGGTGATCTCCCGGCGACGGGAGGGGTGCGATGA
- the pgl gene encoding 6-phosphogluconolactonase: MQPVTTTASLADQVRDRVVEHLDQVLTRKRSCTVALTGGSTPAAAYRSLSEAGLPWHRIHVLQTDDHLVPDSDTGPSWDVIQRNLLDRCDPPSANRHPMPVRGGPDLAAAVRGYDARIRRLLQGGGPDVVILGLGEDGHTASIFDGDLSALAVDRMVVTTAPYRGVRRMTLTQRVLAHADLRLVLACGAAKAGAVAELLGGASPRTAAASAVLGDGGILLTDVATGRAA, from the coding sequence GTGCAGCCCGTCACGACCACCGCCAGCCTGGCCGACCAGGTCAGGGACCGGGTGGTCGAGCACCTCGACCAGGTGCTCACCCGCAAGCGATCCTGTACCGTCGCGCTGACCGGGGGCAGCACCCCGGCCGCCGCCTACCGCTCGCTGAGCGAGGCCGGTCTGCCGTGGCATCGGATCCACGTGCTGCAGACCGATGACCACCTGGTCCCGGACAGCGACACCGGCCCGTCCTGGGACGTCATTCAGCGCAACCTGCTCGACCGGTGCGATCCACCGAGCGCCAACCGGCATCCGATGCCGGTGCGCGGCGGACCGGATCTCGCCGCGGCGGTGCGCGGCTACGACGCGCGGATCCGCCGGCTGCTCCAGGGCGGCGGCCCGGACGTCGTCATCCTCGGCCTCGGCGAGGACGGGCACACCGCCTCGATCTTCGACGGCGACCTGAGCGCCCTGGCGGTGGACCGCATGGTGGTGACGACCGCCCCGTACCGCGGTGTCCGGCGGATGACGCTCACCCAGCGCGTGCTCGCCCACGCGGATCTGCGACTGGTGCTTGCCTGCGGGGCGGCCAAGGCCGGCGCGGTGGCCGAGCTGCTCGGCGGGGCCTCGCCGCGGACCGCTGCGGCGTCCGCGGTCCTGGGCGACGGCGGGATCCTGCTCACCGATGTGGCGACCGGCCGGGCAGCGTGA
- a CDS encoding ROK family protein: protein MWRPAGQREMSPTLCLDLGGTWFRAGTADRTGRLRLLHRSPAISVRNHHEPVATLQRRLVDYIVTTTREADLPDGAGVGISLGAALNGRTGEVLGSAPLWGPGRYPFDLTARLRQRLPDIRFHLLNDVTALAHAVRAAHPAPGVSSRAAAVTVSSGIACRTIELGTGRIPLDPVHGLQGEIGHLPVDVRWRGKVRENRCDCGALNHLSAFSSGRGFESLLATLPEATAFRERPGSPGPAVRAFTERVRQGDRHAAELLDLFTLPLAKVLLCHATLDPEVEATFLFGGVVEGLGHHYRESLIRNLEELGLYGITDRDKNHFRNRIFLGDDDGLAALRGIDAYLRNSLDDNH, encoded by the coding sequence ATGTGGCGACCGGCCGGGCAGCGTGAGATGAGCCCGACGCTCTGCCTGGACCTCGGCGGTACCTGGTTCCGCGCCGGGACCGCCGACCGAACCGGCCGGCTGCGGCTGCTGCACAGGTCGCCGGCCATCTCCGTCCGCAATCACCATGAACCGGTGGCGACGCTGCAGCGACGCCTGGTCGACTACATCGTCACCACCACGCGAGAGGCGGACCTGCCGGACGGCGCCGGCGTCGGGATATCCCTTGGTGCGGCGCTCAACGGCCGGACCGGCGAAGTGCTCGGCAGCGCCCCGCTGTGGGGCCCCGGCCGGTACCCGTTCGACCTGACCGCCAGGCTGCGGCAGCGGTTGCCGGACATCCGCTTCCACCTGCTCAACGACGTCACCGCGCTGGCCCACGCGGTCCGGGCGGCGCATCCGGCGCCCGGCGTCTCGTCGCGGGCCGCGGCGGTGACCGTCAGCAGCGGCATCGCCTGCCGCACCATCGAGCTGGGAACGGGCCGGATCCCGCTGGACCCGGTGCACGGGCTGCAGGGCGAGATCGGGCACCTGCCGGTCGACGTCCGGTGGCGCGGCAAGGTCCGGGAGAACCGCTGCGACTGTGGGGCACTCAACCATCTGAGCGCGTTCTCCTCCGGCCGCGGCTTCGAATCGTTGCTGGCCACCCTGCCCGAGGCCACGGCGTTCCGGGAGCGGCCCGGTTCGCCGGGACCGGCCGTGCGGGCGTTCACCGAGCGGGTTCGCCAGGGCGACCGGCACGCGGCGGAACTGCTCGACCTGTTCACCCTCCCGCTCGCCAAAGTGCTGCTGTGCCACGCCACGCTCGATCCCGAGGTGGAGGCGACATTCCTTTTCGGCGGCGTCGTGGAAGGGCTCGGCCACCACTATCGCGAAAGCCTCATCCGCAACCTGGAAGAACTAGGACTCTATGGCATCACCGATCGCGATAAGAATCATTTCCGGAACCGGATATTCCTCGGCGACGACGACGGCCTGGCGGCATTGCGAGGCATTGACGCGTACCTGCGGAACAGTCTCGACGACAACCATTGA